From Methanosarcina lacustris Z-7289, one genomic window encodes:
- the brxL gene encoding protease Lon-related BREX system protein BrxL: MVEADLETVSLETDRKLNQYFSGRVVRKDLTKLLKVGHNVPVYVLEYLLGSYCADDDEEVIQEGIQIVKNILSQNYVRPDEAEKIKSRIRETGYYTVIDKITVVLNERRDIYEATFSNLGLKSIEINSDYVIKYDKLLGGGIWCMIKMEYSTESASSPFIISSLKPIQIPNMNLQEILVERKNFTKDEWIDVLMRSIGMEPTQLETPTKWHMLERLVPLVENNYNLCELGPKSTGKSHVYKEISPNTILISGGQTTVANLFYNMSTRQVGLVGFWDVVAFDEVAGIRFKDKDGIQILKDYMASGSFARGKEQKNANASIVFVGNVNQSIESLIKTSNLFSPFPDAMNSDTAFFDRMHYYIPGWEIPKFRPEHFTDRYGFIVDYIAEFFREMRKRSYADNINRFFKLGNNLNQRDVIAVKKTFSGLMKLIYPDENITREQAQEILEYALVGRRRVKEQLKKIGGIELFDVNFSYIDNENLKEAFVSVPESGGNKIIPAGITKPGEAYAVAATESGKIGAYKFEVQVVSGSGKYERSGTGSNSQAKESIKTAFNYFRANAKSISQSISVKEKDYFLHVQDLYGVGMSEELALAAFISLCSGALERSLQEQTAILGSMTIGGSVAVIENLAGLLQVCLDAGAKRVLIPIASAGKIATVPPDLFSKFQISFYEGPIDAVYKSMSLI, translated from the coding sequence ATGGTTGAAGCAGATCTCGAAACAGTAAGCCTTGAAACAGACCGAAAATTAAATCAGTACTTCTCCGGCAGGGTTGTGAGAAAAGACCTCACAAAACTGCTGAAGGTCGGGCACAACGTCCCTGTCTACGTGCTGGAATACCTTCTCGGCTCTTACTGTGCTGACGATGACGAAGAAGTGATCCAGGAAGGCATCCAGATAGTAAAAAATATCCTGTCCCAGAACTATGTCCGGCCTGATGAAGCTGAAAAGATCAAGTCAAGGATCAGGGAGACCGGCTATTACACGGTTATCGACAAGATCACCGTCGTGCTCAATGAAAGGAGAGACATCTACGAAGCTACTTTCTCCAACCTCGGGCTCAAAAGCATTGAGATTAACTCTGATTATGTAATAAAATACGACAAGCTTCTAGGCGGCGGAATCTGGTGCATGATCAAGATGGAGTACTCTACAGAATCAGCTTCTTCGCCATTCATCATTTCCAGCCTGAAACCCATCCAGATCCCTAATATGAACCTCCAGGAAATCCTGGTGGAAAGGAAGAACTTTACTAAAGATGAGTGGATCGACGTCCTGATGAGAAGCATTGGGATGGAGCCCACCCAGCTTGAAACTCCCACAAAATGGCATATGCTCGAAAGGCTCGTTCCTCTTGTCGAAAATAACTACAACCTCTGCGAACTCGGCCCGAAAAGCACAGGAAAATCTCACGTTTACAAGGAAATTTCCCCAAACACAATCCTGATCTCCGGGGGGCAGACCACAGTTGCAAACCTCTTCTACAACATGTCCACCCGACAGGTAGGGCTTGTGGGGTTCTGGGACGTTGTTGCATTTGATGAAGTTGCAGGAATCCGTTTCAAAGACAAAGACGGAATACAGATCCTCAAAGACTACATGGCCTCCGGCTCTTTCGCAAGGGGAAAAGAGCAAAAGAATGCAAACGCGTCAATCGTCTTTGTTGGAAATGTCAACCAGAGTATAGAGTCCTTAATAAAGACTTCAAACCTCTTTTCCCCCTTCCCGGACGCCATGAACAGCGATACCGCCTTTTTCGACAGGATGCACTATTACATCCCTGGCTGGGAAATCCCGAAGTTCAGGCCTGAACACTTTACAGACAGGTACGGATTCATAGTTGACTACATTGCAGAATTCTTCCGGGAAATGAGGAAGCGGTCCTACGCCGACAATATAAACAGGTTCTTTAAGCTCGGGAACAACCTGAACCAGCGTGATGTAATTGCGGTTAAAAAGACCTTCTCAGGCCTTATGAAACTCATCTACCCGGATGAGAATATCACCAGAGAGCAGGCGCAGGAGATCCTTGAATATGCTCTCGTAGGTCGAAGGCGTGTGAAAGAGCAGCTGAAAAAAATAGGAGGAATCGAGTTATTCGATGTGAATTTCTCCTACATTGACAATGAAAACCTGAAAGAAGCCTTCGTTTCCGTGCCCGAAAGCGGTGGAAACAAGATTATCCCCGCAGGCATCACAAAGCCTGGAGAAGCCTATGCAGTTGCTGCTACAGAATCTGGCAAAATCGGGGCCTACAAGTTTGAAGTCCAGGTTGTATCCGGCTCGGGAAAATATGAAAGATCAGGCACAGGTTCAAATTCTCAAGCAAAAGAGTCAATAAAAACAGCTTTCAATTACTTCAGAGCCAACGCAAAATCCATAAGCCAGAGCATCTCCGTAAAAGAAAAAGACTACTTTTTGCATGTCCAGGACCTCTATGGAGTTGGCATGTCCGAAGAACTTGCCCTTGCAGCTTTCATCAGCCTCTGTTCAGGAGCATTGGAAAGGTCGCTTCAGGAACAGACCGCAATCCTCGGAAGTATGACGATCGGAGGCTCTGTAGCTGTAATTGAAAACCTGGCAGGCCTTTTACAGGTCTGTCTTGATGCTGGGGCGAAGAGAGTTCTGATTCCGATTGCTTCTGCGGGGAAGATTGCGACAGTGCCGCCGGATTTATTCAGTAAGTTCCAGATTTCGTTTTATGAGGGTCCTATTGATGCGGTGTATAAGTCGATGTCATTGATTTAA
- the pglZ gene encoding BREX-1 system phosphatase PglZ type A, whose protein sequence is MVNVEKTSLSILKKFSPSELKDYEKRKIVFWYDRDKTAWDQEKQAPGEELEEIIQILEGQAIKFHILDNNYFETKKLLEIEDLESNYLIYCPEKERAHEDNWLFDIQLYSSRFENSRISDIKSEFEIDGHELDDFFTKYEKFFGNQKERVQPLKKLHQRDWREKEFILGMLAVFSKTQALDFKQIVRDTMLKSLDEAENPVWENISKFGMEENFWELAEEDFGFSAKNPTLKKLFLSFLITHIKRYSGISLAGYDQYVDRKENECQIFLKHWMDSSRDSKTFEKYTREMLEENGQDLENNLQAELDKRDVQTYLEAEAVETFDRAVILQILKSLNSPVDSTEEDFKNHLAWIDTRRTKHWFSEYENIYNALEYAVKLFRFAREYYDNPKAADALENTPSLYELFKAYAKTYYQIDYLYRKFYYYYDKEQEKDILKKNLRPQVENLYTNKLLGKLILKWSSLIDSELNGQWKIELADSQKDFYKGHVNKILQKDDRSKVAVIISDALRYEAAVELFETLNKDTWGLPELSYMAGVLPSYTKLGMASLLPHNALEYRGKEIFVDGINSNGLENRKKILQNSCLESLAIRYEDFMKYNRDEARELVKGKRVLYIYHDKIDSVGDKQSSENSVFNAVEETVFEIKKLVKYLSEALNTTNIVVTADHGFLYRRDDMENVDKVETSSFNKTRIIDTTKRFILSDQELAPDNSPENSPENSLNKPENSLNNIHSFDMRHILGKDHPPLFAYVPKTDLRFKLQGGGLNFVHGGASPQEIVIPVLTYTHRRNEKTLEKKGIKYGKVNISVINDRKKITSSKFKVKIFQTEKVTDKLKPRTFRASLWDIDGEQEKMVSDEKTVIVNSEADEPEERQYTVILTLGNGLENKTYYLRLIDEDTNEIKDISRIPFELDLLIGDFDDF, encoded by the coding sequence ATGGTCAACGTAGAAAAAACAAGCCTGAGTATACTCAAAAAATTCTCCCCTTCAGAACTGAAAGACTATGAGAAAAGAAAAATAGTTTTCTGGTACGACAGGGACAAAACCGCCTGGGACCAGGAGAAACAGGCTCCCGGAGAAGAACTTGAAGAAATAATTCAGATCCTGGAAGGGCAGGCAATCAAATTCCATATCCTTGACAATAACTATTTTGAAACTAAAAAGCTCCTTGAAATCGAAGACCTGGAATCAAACTACCTCATATACTGCCCGGAAAAGGAAAGGGCACATGAAGATAACTGGCTTTTTGATATCCAGCTCTACTCTTCCAGATTTGAAAATAGCCGGATTTCGGACATCAAAAGTGAGTTTGAAATCGATGGGCATGAATTGGACGACTTCTTCACTAAATACGAGAAATTCTTTGGCAACCAGAAAGAAAGAGTTCAGCCCTTAAAGAAGCTCCACCAGCGGGACTGGCGGGAAAAAGAGTTCATTCTGGGTATGCTGGCTGTTTTTTCAAAGACACAGGCCCTTGATTTCAAACAGATTGTAAGGGACACCATGCTGAAATCCCTGGATGAAGCCGAAAACCCGGTCTGGGAGAATATCTCAAAGTTCGGGATGGAGGAGAACTTCTGGGAACTGGCAGAAGAGGATTTTGGGTTTTCAGCAAAAAATCCCACCCTGAAGAAGCTTTTCCTGAGTTTCCTGATCACACACATAAAGCGGTATTCCGGAATTTCCCTGGCAGGCTATGACCAGTATGTTGACCGGAAGGAAAACGAGTGCCAGATCTTCCTCAAGCACTGGATGGACAGTTCACGGGATTCCAAAACGTTTGAGAAATATACCAGGGAAATGCTTGAAGAAAATGGTCAGGATCTGGAAAATAACCTGCAGGCAGAACTTGATAAACGTGATGTTCAGACCTACCTTGAAGCTGAAGCTGTGGAAACCTTTGACAGGGCTGTAATCCTTCAGATACTCAAATCCCTGAACAGCCCCGTAGATTCAACTGAAGAGGACTTCAAAAACCATCTTGCCTGGATCGATACCCGCCGGACAAAACACTGGTTTTCCGAATACGAAAACATCTACAATGCGCTTGAATATGCGGTTAAGCTCTTCCGGTTTGCCAGGGAATACTATGATAATCCTAAAGCAGCTGATGCGCTTGAAAACACCCCCAGTTTGTATGAGTTATTCAAAGCGTATGCTAAGACCTACTACCAGATCGATTACCTCTACAGGAAATTCTACTATTACTATGACAAAGAGCAGGAAAAGGATATCCTGAAGAAAAACCTGAGGCCTCAGGTCGAAAACCTTTACACTAACAAGCTGCTCGGAAAACTGATATTAAAATGGAGCAGCCTCATTGATTCCGAGCTCAATGGGCAGTGGAAGATTGAGCTTGCAGACAGCCAGAAGGACTTCTACAAAGGGCATGTAAACAAGATTCTGCAAAAAGATGACCGGAGTAAAGTTGCAGTTATCATTTCCGATGCACTGCGCTATGAAGCAGCTGTAGAGCTTTTTGAAACCCTCAACAAAGATACATGGGGACTTCCCGAACTCAGCTACATGGCAGGAGTCTTACCTTCATACACGAAACTCGGAATGGCAAGTTTACTTCCTCACAACGCTCTGGAATACAGAGGAAAAGAGATTTTTGTTGATGGGATTAATTCTAATGGCCTTGAAAACAGAAAAAAGATCCTTCAAAACAGTTGCCTTGAATCATTAGCAATTCGCTATGAAGACTTCATGAAATACAATAGAGATGAAGCAAGAGAACTTGTCAAAGGAAAAAGAGTTCTCTACATCTACCACGATAAAATAGATTCGGTAGGCGACAAACAGTCCTCAGAAAATAGTGTTTTCAATGCCGTTGAAGAAACAGTTTTCGAAATCAAGAAACTTGTTAAATATTTGAGTGAAGCTCTAAACACAACAAATATAGTTGTCACAGCAGATCATGGTTTCCTGTACCGAAGAGACGATATGGAAAATGTGGATAAGGTAGAAACCTCATCGTTTAACAAAACCCGCATAATTGATACCACAAAGAGATTTATCCTTAGTGACCAGGAGCTTGCACCGGATAATTCACCGGAGAATTCACCGGAGAATTCACTGAATAAACCGGAGAATTCACTGAATAATATACACAGCTTTGACATGCGCCATATTCTCGGCAAGGACCATCCCCCCCTCTTTGCCTATGTCCCAAAAACCGACCTCAGATTCAAACTTCAGGGAGGAGGACTTAACTTCGTGCATGGAGGAGCCTCTCCCCAGGAGATTGTCATTCCGGTCCTGACATATACCCACCGACGGAATGAAAAAACCCTCGAAAAGAAAGGCATCAAATACGGCAAAGTCAACATCTCGGTAATAAATGACCGGAAAAAGATCACAAGCAGCAAGTTTAAAGTAAAGATTTTCCAGACCGAAAAAGTGACTGATAAGCTGAAACCCCGTACCTTCAGGGCTTCATTATGGGATATTGACGGTGAGCAGGAAAAAATGGTCAGTGACGAAAAAACCGTTATTGTCAACAGTGAAGCCGATGAGCCTGAAGAAAGGCAGTACACTGTTATACTTACCCTTGGCAACGGTCTTGAAAATAAAACATATTACCTTAGATTGATTGATGAAGACACAAATGAAATCAAAGATATTTCCCGGATTCCATTCGAACTTGACCTTTTGATCGGCGATTTTGATGACTTTTAA